In one window of Bacteroidia bacterium DNA:
- a CDS encoding biopolymer transporter ExbD, with product MNLRNRRTGSTAEVYTGSLNDIMFFLLLFFLIVSTLANPSIIKLLLPKATASTTVNKVPITLSVDKDKRYYLNNSEVPLENLEAEIKKLAANVESPTIVLRFDSSLSVQDLVDILQIGTKIQIKMVLATKHGNS from the coding sequence ATGAATTTAAGAAACAGACGAACGGGTTCTACAGCCGAGGTTTATACCGGTTCACTGAACGATATTATGTTCTTTCTTTTATTGTTCTTTTTGATAGTTTCAACTTTAGCTAATCCATCTATTATTAAATTATTATTACCTAAAGCAACAGCAAGCACAACAGTAAATAAAGTTCCAATTACTCTTTCAGTTGATAAGGACAAAAGATATTATTTAAATAATTCAGAAGTTCCTTTAGAAAACCTTGAAGCAGAAATTAAAAAACTTGCAGCAAATGTTGAAAGTCCTACAATCGTTTTACGTTTTGACAGCAGTCTTTCTGTTCAGGATTTAGTCGATATACTTCAGATAGGTACTAAGATTCAAATTAAAATGGTGTTGGCAACAAAGCATGGTAATAGCTAG
- a CDS encoding 23S rRNA (pseudouridine(1915)-N(3))-methyltransferase RlmH — MKIVLLVFGKTDEDFVNEGIKHFEKRLKSFYQFEMEIISEPKLHGKLDIKRQMDDEFKLFEAKIKETDEVILLDENGTHYASEMFANKLESMMNTGKKRLVFVAGGAYGFSQEMKKKYSNKISLSKMTFTHQMVRLIFIEQLYRAATILKGLPYHHK, encoded by the coding sequence ATGAAGATTGTACTCTTAGTTTTTGGAAAGACTGATGAAGATTTTGTTAATGAGGGCATAAAGCATTTTGAAAAACGATTGAAATCTTTTTATCAGTTTGAAATGGAAATTATTTCAGAGCCAAAATTACATGGCAAGCTCGATATCAAAAGACAAATGGATGATGAATTTAAATTATTTGAAGCTAAAATTAAGGAAACAGATGAGGTTATTCTTTTAGATGAAAATGGAACACATTATGCCTCAGAAATGTTTGCCAATAAACTGGAATCGATGATGAATACCGGAAAAAAACGACTGGTTTTTGTAGCGGGAGGAGCATATGGATTTTCTCAGGAAATGAAAAAAAAATACAGCAACAAAATATCTCTTTCTAAGATGACGTTTACACACCAAATGGTAAGGTTAATTTTTATAGAACAATTATATCGTGCCGCAACTATTTTAAAAGGTTTGCCGTATCATCATAAATAG
- a CDS encoding YihY/virulence factor BrkB family protein, whose product MPLKHIRQRIKSYLPATLVDKVKSFTLPGFDKQPLYSVGKFFIQSLNKGALTVRASSIAYNLFLAIFPALIFFFSLIAYIPIDNLPQELLRILQDVMPTNAYLSIRSTILDTVMNKRTGLLSFGFITALYFSTNGINALIAAFNASQFVTESRNWLQCRGISLLLVILLSILLTLAIGLLVFSQKVFGYLISNEIIKENIIYYLIIAGKWLIVILAFFFAISLLYYLAPARKSKFRFISAGSTMATIFCMLISLGFTYYVNHFGQYNKIYGSIGTLIVLLIWLYFNALVLLIGYELNWSIRNSKHSNHFLLADNSTDNDNLAR is encoded by the coding sequence ATGCCGCTTAAACACATTCGCCAAAGAATCAAATCTTACCTTCCAGCTACTTTAGTAGATAAGGTAAAAAGTTTTACTCTTCCTGGTTTCGATAAACAGCCTTTATATTCTGTAGGAAAATTTTTTATTCAGAGTTTAAATAAAGGAGCACTAACAGTAAGAGCATCTTCTATTGCGTACAATTTGTTTTTAGCAATTTTCCCTGCACTTATATTCTTCTTTTCATTAATCGCATATATCCCTATTGATAATTTACCTCAGGAATTATTAAGAATTTTACAAGATGTTATGCCAACAAACGCATATTTATCAATCAGAAGCACTATTCTGGATACTGTAATGAATAAGCGTACCGGCTTGTTATCTTTTGGATTTATTACAGCATTGTATTTCTCAACAAATGGCATAAATGCATTAATCGCTGCTTTTAATGCTTCGCAATTTGTAACAGAAAGCCGTAACTGGTTACAATGTCGTGGAATTTCTTTATTACTTGTTATTCTTCTTTCTATACTTCTAACCTTGGCAATTGGACTACTTGTATTCAGTCAGAAAGTATTTGGTTATTTGATTTCTAATGAAATAATTAAGGAAAATATTATTTATTACCTTATAATAGCAGGTAAGTGGCTAATTGTTATACTTGCATTCTTTTTTGCTATTTCTTTGCTATATTATTTAGCTCCAGCCCGCAAATCAAAGTTTAGGTTTATTTCTGCAGGTTCAACAATGGCAACTATTTTTTGTATGCTTATTTCACTTGGGTTTACATATTATGTAAATCATTTTGGTCAGTATAACAAAATCTACGGGAGTATTGGGACATTAATTGTACTTTTAATTTGGTTATATTTTAATGCGCTTGTTTTACTAATTGGTTACGAACTTAATTGGAGTATTAGAAATTCAAAGCATTCAAACCATTTTCTTTTAGCAGACAATAGTACTGATAATGACAATCTTGCAAGGTAG
- a CDS encoding DUF4783 domain-containing protein, with product MKKLHFISVIIGLALFLGNFENVFAGDLPDGVANALKSGNAKELAKHFNANIDLTLIDKQDIYSKTQAEIILKEFFSKNVPSNFTIMHQGGKEGSKYVIGNLTTSTGTYRVSLFLKNQDNTQVIQQLRIESGNE from the coding sequence ATGAAAAAGTTACATTTTATTTCGGTAATTATCGGTTTAGCACTATTTTTAGGTAATTTCGAAAATGTATTTGCAGGCGATCTTCCTGATGGAGTTGCAAATGCCTTAAAATCTGGGAATGCCAAAGAACTGGCAAAACATTTTAATGCTAATATCGACTTAACATTAATTGACAAACAGGATATTTATAGTAAAACACAAGCGGAAATTATTCTAAAAGAATTTTTCAGCAAAAATGTTCCTTCAAATTTCACGATTATGCATCAGGGTGGAAAAGAAGGTTCTAAATATGTAATTGGTAATTTAACCACTTCAACAGGAACTTATAGGGTTTCGTTATTTTTAAAGAATCAGGACAATACTCAGGTTATTCAACAACTTCGCATTGAAAGTGGTAATGAATGA
- a CDS encoding tetratricopeptide repeat protein, with the protein MKPKVKNIPKSSVKNVVVKDNVLTIRLMSFTILLLSFIVYANTFKNGYVLDDFSVIKENWVVKRGVESVPTIFKTSYRYGYWSSADDLYRPLSLVMFAAEWQLWPDNPKPGHVINVLLYSLACMLLFLTLRKIFYKFNVFLPFIATIIFALHPVHTEVVANIKSRDEILSFFFLVLTLRFVIEYINSSKKKWLIIGMISYFLAFLSKESAITFLAVIPLVIYFFTDTTIRKNIFITSVMLIPALIFLAIRAKVLANQPEMAFVSSVDNLLVAAPDMITRYATAIKIMGKYLWLLVVPYPLVCDYSFNQIPIVGIGNVWFIISFIVLLSMVIVSVWKFKTKHVLVFSVFFFFITMSLYSNIFMLIGSSFGERFLFVPSLAFSIAVSWLVLKLFKIAVEYSPVTKSNLIFKLNNRLLIVIIPTIIAYPSQIILRNKDWKSNLSLYAADVWKSPNSAHMQYYYGLSVMKDLSLNREGKVVHPEYLDFAIFHFSRAAEIVPTFADAYDQIGLAYYRKNMNDSALKYYQLALDRNPTKSITYSNMGVIYFNNKQFEKALEVYEKAVKYDPAFSDAWMNLGSTLATLGKRNEAINAFKKCVEFKPENALATYFISITYKGMGDDANAKIYLDKAAQLDSKYLQPQ; encoded by the coding sequence ATGAAACCAAAAGTTAAAAATATTCCAAAATCTTCTGTAAAGAATGTTGTAGTAAAAGATAATGTTCTTACAATTAGATTAATGTCTTTTACTATTCTGTTGCTTTCTTTTATTGTTTATGCTAATACTTTTAAAAATGGGTATGTATTAGACGATTTTTCGGTAATAAAAGAAAACTGGGTTGTTAAACGTGGTGTTGAGTCGGTTCCAACAATATTTAAAACTTCATATAGGTATGGCTACTGGAGTTCTGCAGATGATTTATACCGACCCTTATCACTTGTAATGTTTGCAGCGGAATGGCAATTATGGCCTGATAATCCAAAGCCTGGACATGTAATTAATGTTCTGTTATATTCTTTAGCTTGTATGTTGTTGTTTCTAACATTAAGAAAAATATTTTATAAATTTAATGTCTTTCTTCCATTTATTGCAACAATTATTTTTGCACTACATCCTGTACACACAGAGGTTGTAGCAAATATAAAAAGTCGTGACGAGATTCTGAGTTTCTTTTTCCTTGTGTTAACATTAAGATTTGTTATAGAGTATATAAATAGTTCGAAAAAAAAATGGTTAATAATAGGGATGATTTCATATTTTTTAGCTTTTCTATCCAAAGAAAGTGCAATTACGTTTTTAGCTGTAATTCCTCTTGTTATTTATTTTTTTACAGATACAACAATACGCAAAAATATATTTATAACAAGTGTAATGCTCATTCCTGCATTAATATTTCTAGCAATAAGAGCTAAAGTATTAGCAAATCAGCCCGAAATGGCTTTTGTGTCAAGTGTAGATAATTTATTGGTTGCGGCACCTGATATGATAACAAGGTATGCAACGGCTATTAAAATTATGGGTAAATATTTATGGTTACTTGTTGTTCCATATCCTTTAGTTTGCGATTATTCATTTAACCAAATTCCTATAGTTGGTATTGGTAATGTATGGTTTATAATTTCCTTTATTGTATTATTATCAATGGTAATAGTCTCTGTCTGGAAATTTAAAACAAAACATGTTTTAGTTTTTTCGGTATTTTTCTTTTTTATTACTATGTCGCTATACTCAAATATATTTATGCTAATAGGCTCTTCGTTTGGTGAAAGATTTTTGTTTGTTCCATCACTTGCTTTTAGCATAGCAGTCTCATGGTTAGTATTAAAGTTGTTTAAAATAGCTGTTGAATATTCACCCGTAACAAAATCAAATTTAATCTTTAAGTTAAATAATAGATTGTTAATTGTTATAATACCTACCATAATCGCTTATCCAAGTCAAATTATTTTGCGAAATAAAGATTGGAAATCTAATTTGTCACTATATGCTGCAGATGTTTGGAAATCCCCCAATAGTGCCCATATGCAATATTATTATGGGCTAAGTGTAATGAAAGATTTGTCACTTAACAGAGAAGGTAAAGTTGTGCATCCCGAATATTTAGATTTTGCTATTTTTCATTTTTCAAGAGCAGCAGAAATTGTTCCGACTTTTGCTGATGCATACGATCAGATTGGACTTGCGTATTATCGTAAAAACATGAATGATTCTGCATTAAAATATTACCAATTAGCGCTGGATCGAAATCCAACAAAATCCATAACATATAGCAATATGGGTGTTATATATTTTAACAATAAACAATTTGAAAAAGCACTTGAAGTTTATGAAAAAGCAGTAAAATATGATCCTGCATTTTCTGATGCATGGATGAATCTTGGAAGTACTTTAGCTACATTGGGCAAAAGAAATGAAGCGATAAATGCTTTTAAGAAATGTGTAGAATTTAAACCTGAGAACGCTTTGGCAACATATTTTATAAGTATAACTTATAAAGGAATGGGCGATGATGCAAATGCCAAAATTTATTTAGATAAAGCAGCACAGTTAGATTCTAAGTATTTGCAACCACAATAA
- a CDS encoding MotA/TolQ/ExbB proton channel family protein: protein MTLLQIITGSGAAQDTVANTVSQIPTTAAATTAVDSLSLLDLVMKGGYIMYPIFILSFLAVFIFIERLVAIIKARKEDNNFMSKIKEYILDMKIDNAKTLCQSTNTPVSRMIEKGIARIGKPIPEIERSMESVGRFEISKLEKNLKILGIVAGVAPMLGFIGTIMGVIKIFYNISLQGSLEIGVISGGLYEKMITSASGLIVGVIAYVGYHYLNLLLDKVIFNMEDHAIEFIDILQKEV from the coding sequence ATGACATTATTGCAAATTATTACAGGAAGTGGTGCAGCTCAGGATACAGTTGCCAATACAGTATCGCAAATTCCAACTACGGCTGCGGCTACAACGGCTGTTGATTCGTTATCGCTTCTAGATCTTGTTATGAAAGGTGGATATATTATGTATCCAATTTTTATTCTTTCTTTTTTAGCTGTTTTTATTTTTATTGAAAGGCTTGTTGCAATAATTAAAGCACGTAAAGAGGATAATAATTTTATGAGTAAAATTAAAGAGTATATCCTTGATATGAAAATAGATAATGCAAAAACATTATGCCAATCAACAAATACTCCTGTTTCAAGAATGATAGAAAAAGGAATTGCAAGAATTGGTAAACCAATTCCAGAAATTGAAAGAAGTATGGAATCAGTTGGGCGATTTGAAATTTCAAAACTGGAAAAGAATCTTAAAATTTTGGGAATTGTTGCAGGGGTAGCGCCAATGTTAGGATTTATCGGAACAATAATGGGTGTAATCAAGATTTTCTATAACATATCACTTCAAGGTAGTTTAGAAATTGGTGTTATTTCAGGTGGTCTTTATGAAAAAATGATTACCAGTGCATCAGGTCTTATAGTTGGAGTAATTGCATATGTAGGATATCATTATCTAAATCTTTTATTAGATAAGGTTATCTTTAATATGGAAGATCATGCAATAGAGTTTATTGATATTTTACAAAAAGAAGTATAA
- a CDS encoding energy transducer TonB, whose translation MVNEKEHTRVWLPAILTIVAHALLVLLMIFYIIRTPNPPYPDGGGPGMEVNLGFSDNGMGDIQPETYNPNPNPNNNQEQAANNVQASDDNVLTQNSEEAIAIKANPKDKNKTNNSNTTTQPQINEPSVNPLALFKATSGGSEGETGKPGDQGNPNGDLNAKNHIGDPGNGNRPGNGGNFYNLGNRKMVGTLPKPNYPGNEQGKVVVEIFVDRSGVVTKATAGVKGSTLLSKNYLDAAYNAAFKAKFDPNPDATELQRGTITYNFMLQ comes from the coding sequence ATGGTAAACGAAAAAGAACATACCAGAGTTTGGTTACCTGCAATATTGACTATTGTAGCACATGCTTTATTGGTTTTGTTAATGATATTTTATATTATTAGAACTCCCAATCCTCCGTACCCTGATGGTGGTGGTCCGGGAATGGAAGTTAATTTAGGTTTTTCTGATAATGGTATGGGTGACATTCAGCCTGAAACTTATAATCCCAACCCAAATCCTAACAATAATCAGGAGCAAGCTGCAAACAATGTTCAGGCAAGTGATGATAATGTTTTAACACAAAACTCAGAAGAGGCTATTGCAATTAAAGCAAATCCAAAGGATAAAAATAAGACAAATAATAGCAATACTACTACTCAACCGCAGATAAACGAGCCAAGCGTAAATCCTTTAGCATTATTTAAAGCAACATCAGGTGGAAGTGAAGGTGAAACAGGTAAACCCGGTGATCAGGGTAACCCTAATGGCGATCTTAATGCAAAAAATCATATAGGAGATCCTGGTAATGGCAATAGACCTGGTAATGGAGGAAATTTCTATAATCTTGGAAATAGAAAAATGGTTGGTACTCTCCCAAAACCAAATTATCCGGGAAACGAACAGGGAAAAGTTGTAGTTGAAATTTTTGTTGACCGTAGTGGTGTTGTTACTAAAGCAACTGCCGGAGTAAAAGGTTCAACTTTATTGTCAAAGAATTATTTGGACGCTGCTTACAATGCTGCATTTAAAGCCAAGTTTGATCCAAATCCTGACGCTACTGAGCTTCAGAGGGGTACTATTACATATAATTTTATGTTACAATAG
- the nadC gene encoding carboxylating nicotinate-nucleotide diphosphorylase: MNDLWLNAFIKNAINEDLGDGDHTSQACIPADQKGKAKLLVKESGIIAGIEIAQKIFMQFDKDFTFEIFKKDGDYCHAGDIAFFVEGKSSLLLQAERLVLNVMQRMSGIATQTGKYVNELKGLKTKILDTRKTTPGFRFFEKEAVRIGGGVNHRIGLYDMILIKDNHIDFAGGNIKAIERVHEYLLQKNKDLKIEIEARTINDVKEIISYGKVDRIMLDNFSIEDTKFAVELINGKFETESSGGITLENLREYGECGVDFISVGALTHHVRSLDLSLKAIK; this comes from the coding sequence ATGAATGATTTATGGCTTAATGCATTTATTAAAAATGCTATTAATGAAGATTTAGGCGACGGCGATCATACTTCACAAGCTTGTATTCCGGCAGATCAAAAAGGAAAAGCAAAATTGCTTGTAAAAGAGTCAGGAATTATTGCAGGAATTGAAATAGCTCAAAAAATTTTTATGCAATTTGATAAAGATTTCACATTTGAAATCTTTAAAAAAGATGGTGACTATTGCCATGCTGGTGATATTGCTTTTTTTGTAGAAGGAAAATCATCATTATTACTTCAGGCAGAACGTCTGGTTTTAAATGTAATGCAAAGAATGAGTGGCATTGCTACACAAACAGGCAAATATGTAAATGAACTTAAAGGATTAAAAACAAAAATACTCGACACCCGCAAAACAACACCCGGGTTTAGATTCTTTGAAAAAGAAGCTGTAAGAATTGGCGGTGGTGTTAACCACAGAATAGGCTTGTACGATATGATTTTAATTAAAGATAATCATATTGATTTTGCAGGAGGAAACATAAAAGCAATTGAAAGAGTTCACGAATATCTTTTGCAAAAAAATAAAGATTTAAAAATTGAAATAGAAGCAAGAACCATAAACGATGTTAAAGAAATAATCAGCTATGGAAAAGTTGACCGGATTATGCTTGATAATTTCTCAATTGAGGATACAAAATTTGCAGTAGAATTAATAAACGGAAAATTTGAGACTGAATCGAGCGGTGGCATCACTTTAGAAAATTTAAGAGAATATGGTGAATGTGGTGTTGATTTTATAAGCGTGGGTGCGCTTACTCATCATGTAAGAAGTCTTGATTTAAGCTTAAAAGCAATAAAATAA